In the Tessaracoccus lacteus genome, GGGTGGCGTCGGTCAGTAAGGGTGGCGTTTGGGGGCTGAGGGCGTCGACGGGGTGGGCTGGCGGAGCGACGGTCGGGTGGGGCCCCTTCGCTGCGCTTAGGGCGTTTCGACAGGGCCTGTGCTGAGCTTGTCGAAGCGCTCATCGAACGGGGTCCCTGAGCTTGTCGAAGGGCGCCGAGCGCAGCGAGGTGGTTGCGTTGATCCCTTCGCTTCGCTCAGGGCGTTTCGACAGGCTCAACGAACCGGGGTTGGGCGTTTCGACAGGGCCTGTGCTGAGCTGGTCGAGGCGCTCAACGATCCGGGTCCCTGAGCTTGTCGAAGGGCGCCGAGCGCAGCGAGGTGGTTGCGTTGATCCCTTCGCTTCGCTCAGGGCGTTTCGACGAGCTCAACGATCCGGGCGACGGACAGTCGGCCGGCGATGTCGTGGGTCTCGTAGCTCGCCAGGGTCAGGTGGCCGACCGGCACCTCCAGGTCCGGGAACTGGAACCCCTCCAACCGGCGGCGGACGTCCTCCACCGGGACGCTGACCGCGTAGTGGCCGGTGGTGACGTGCGTGACGTAGGTCGGGGCGAAGTCGGCGGTGCGGGGGCGCTCGCGGATGAGCGCCTCGTGCAGCACCGCCAGTTGCGGCGCCTCGACCGCGAGGTACGGCGTCGTCGTGAACGTGTCCCAGCCCGAGATCCGCACCGTGAACGGGGCCACGCCCAGATCCCGCACGCGGGCGGCGTGCAGGTCGGCGAGATCCGGTGGGTACAGCACGCCCGTCGGGGTTGCGCCCGCCACCGGCGCCAGCCCGCCGAACGCGACCGTCACGTGTGGCTGGCGGTCGTAGCGAGGCAGCAGCAGATGGCCCAGCCGGTCACGCATGGCGGCGACGGCCTCGCGAACCTCGGGTGTGTCGACGTCGGCCACCCACACCAGCGCGTGCCGACACCCGCCGTGCCAGTCCACGAAGTCCCGGTCCTCGATTGCGACTGTGGTCTCGTCGTTCCGGGTTCCCTGGGCCCGCCCGGATCCCCCTTCCCGTGCACAACGATGCGCATCTCGGGTTTGCTGCAACAAGGGAGCAGCAGTTCCGGCATAGGCATTGTTGTGCGCCGGAATCGAGCTGGGGTGGGCACCCCACGCACCGTCGGGCGCAGCAGCGAGGTCCACCGAGTCGCGGCCGTCGCGCGGGCCGGGGCGTCCCCCGCGCCCGGCGTCGCTGCCCTCGATGGCGACCGTCCGACTCATGCCGACAGGTTACCGGCGAGCGCCGCGGCCTCCTGCTCCT is a window encoding:
- a CDS encoding 2'-5' RNA ligase family protein, with protein sequence MDWHGGCRHALVWVADVDTPEVREAVAAMRDRLGHLLLPRYDRQPHVTVAFGGLAPVAGATPTGVLYPPDLADLHAARVRDLGVAPFTVRISGWDTFTTTPYLAVEAPQLAVLHEALIRERPRTADFAPTYVTHVTTGHYAVSVPVEDVRRRLEGFQFPDLEVPVGHLTLASYETHDIAGRLSVARIVELVETP